The DNA sequence aaataaaaaaaatttttgaaaaaaaaaattatacttttgtACACTTATATTTGTTGTTTTTCCCTACTATTTaggaatttttacaaaaatattaaattttaggtaaaagtttacaattttactatcatacagaattttttacaaaaatactatctttttataaaataacctaaaacaattataaaataataaaatagaacaactaaACACAACAGTAAAACAAGTAAAAAATAACCGTCAAATAACGGTGAAAACTTAATATAGTACATGGTATgaaatttacacattttttttttttaaaaaaaaaatacaatatttttttaaaaaaaattccatcattaaaaaaaaattaaaaatttcaggtGGTGTAAAAACTGCTACTATCTACTATACCGGAATCACTCCCAGGTGGGCTTCTTTATCGGGCCATTTAAGGCCCAATGAGAACGGCCCAAAATCATAAAAACCCTTTCTTCCCGTTAGATCAACACTGACTGCCTCTGCTTTTCATTAGTGAAAAACAAAACACTCGCTTCCCACCTTCGGCGTTGCAGGAACTCCGAACAGTAAGTCTTTACTCTGCTTTTGTTATATTTTCATGGCGACTTTGCTTCATTCAATTCTTTTAGTGCGCAAATTTAAGATAGGGAAGAAACTTACAAATTTCTCAGTTTGTTGATGCCgcatagtttttattttttgttgtagaATTATTCTGTAAAGATTTGCATTtgtagaattaaaaaaaaaattatgtttgcATTCGTtatcttattattgttttgtaaaataaaaaagcaGCGGAATTAActataaagattttttttgttCCATGATTTCCATcttccttagtttccctctaCTTttcagggtttagggttttaggaCTCAAGTTACTCTTGGacttcttttatcttattctcttACTCTCCAGCAATAATTACTGGGTTGTGTCTCCTTAAGCCGAACAAACTGTTTCCTATTCATATTATCCATTAGTTCTTTCTCAATTTCATGGAAAACCCTTAAACCCTTtaactctctctctccctcctgCTACAGAACCTGTTGGATCATCCTGTGAAGGGTGAACCCGTTTTTCCGATTCCCTATCCTTTGGTGCAGTATCATAGGtcactctttatttttttatatgtatgttaCGATTAATCTGCACACGCACAGTAGTAATGTAAAGACCCTTGCCTACCTGTATTTCAAATTTGATATGGTATAGATACAAGAGAGTtgtttatgttttattattgatttaacAGTATTGCAGGCACTTGTGATTAAATTCATAGAAAATGAGAGAGGATAGGTCTAATAAACGGGGCAAGAGGAAGAAGGATTCCTATGATGCCAATTTCCAGAATAAAGAATCTGGAAGGGTAACTGATGGTGGTTCTGATAAACATGAAGATTCTGGAAAGCATTGGATGAGTACACCATATAACTCTGTTGTCAGGTATATGGATATATGAACTTTTGTACTAATGATGAATTGCATaggttgttttatttttatgattgcCTACTTGGATTATTCTCTCATAAAGCTACCTGCACTTGCTATGTTGTGTATATGTGGGATTTGATAATCACTTTTAATGCTCCTTATTTAGGAAACAGGTTGACCCTGAAACCATGAAATACTTCTCTGAAATTGCAAATCTTTTTGAGAGCAATGAGGTTGATTGGGAGGAGCGATCGGTTATGTGTGGTAGTGCTCTGGAAGAAACTAGAGGAAAAGAACTTGAACTTGCAACTGATTATATTCTAAGCCACACTCTGCAGAGTCTTCTTGAGGGATCTGATGTTGAACATCTATGTGCTTTCCTTGAGAACTGTGTTTCAGATTTTTGTTATATTGCAATGGATCGATCGGGTTCTCATGTGGCTGAGACTGCTTTGAGGTCTTTAGGCTTGCATCTTCAAGACAGTGATGTCTACTCTGTTATTGAAGACACTTTAACCATGATATGCAAGGTATGAGTATCTATCAATGGTTAAAATTGTATGCATTTTATTAATAGTTGCCTTTGTTGTTACCATACTGTAGAAATTGCATTGTCACAAATGtaagaatataattttaaattatttattcctTCCTTTTACTGCTGTCAGgtaattttagaaaatcctGTTGAGGTGATGTGTAACTGCTATGGATCTCATGTTCTTAGAAGTCTTCTTTCTCTTTGTAAAGGAGTACCATTGGATTCTCCAAGGATGCAAGTCAACAAATCATCAAAAGTTCTTGCAGGGCGTTTGAATTTCAAGGCATCTAGATCAGATGAAGATGCTTTATCTCATGCTCATAGGGGATTCCCAGATTTACTTAAGTTCCTTGTCTCTGGGTTGTTAAAGTGTTCCAGGAAAGACATAAAGACCTTGCAACTTGACCAGTACAGCAGTTTGGTTTTTCAGGCACGTTCCAGTATACTATTCTGGTATCTTTgtataatgctatgttcttaATTCTTATGCCTGCAAGAATGTTTTATTTGCCATCTTTTTATAACATGTTtactcttgtttttttttaataaagttgtgcttatgtatatatattttgacagACTGCTTTTAAACTATTGATGGGACATGATGAAGAACTATCGATGATAATTCCTATTATTCTTGGGTGCCGAAAAGAAAGTATTGTGGAGGGAAATCTAATAGACTCAACGAAAGTGCCATATGTTATGGATTTGTTGAGAGAACCTGCATTTAGTCGTCTAATGGAGGTGCTTGTCTTTAACATAACTTGCATTCTTATTGTTGCAGTTCttaataagtattttattttttttatctgtcCTTACAATGTGTTTGCATTTCTTTGAGTCTGTGATATACAAGGAAATTTTTTCGAGTACATTCTGTAATTCAGTCTTCGAATTTCTTTCCAATAAATCTTCATACTGTGATCAATATGGTGGAATTTTTAACTCTTTATGTGCTTTTGTTGAGCAATCTGCTTTACTTAGTCATTTATATAagttttcttttaaattaattttcaatgattagGTATTCTGTCTCTCCCATCCCCAGTGATAGGTTTAGCTTTCCCTAGTTTCCATTTTAATATTGCTTTGAAATATTTTTGCAGGTAATTTTGGAAGTGGCACCAGAAGTCTTGTACAATGAGCTGTTTTCAAAAGTGTTCAAGAATTCATTGTTTGAGCTTTCATCTCATCATTGTGCGAACTTTATTGTTCAAGCACTAATATCTCATGCAAAGCATCAAGATCAAGTACGTACTTTGAATTAAAACATTTTTACACTCTTAACTCCTTTAGTGTTGAAGTATTCTTAATCTCATTAAAGATGGCCAACTAATATTTATTTGAGGTAGTCTCTTTAGTGATCACATTTGTCTTCCTTTTATGCTATTCGTTTGACATTTGTGGATCTAAGTTGCTATTGGTATTATTAGTTTTGTTGGATGAAAATTTTGCTCTAGTGTCTcttttaaacatattttttaatattctttAACGTCATCATTTGTCCACTAGATGGAGTTGATATGGGAGGAGCTTGGTCCAAAATTTAAGGACATTCTTCAGATGGGAAAGCCTGGAGTTATTGCTTCAATCATTGCTGCAAGTCAAAGGCTTCATACTCGTGAACAAGAGGTTTGTAACTATGTTAATCTTTTTTGTGTttccaaatttattttaatttatgttttttaaatttaatatgtaaTATGTGAACACACTTGAAATCTTATTTGAAAACCTACTTAAAAATATGAATTACTGATAAGTAAGGCTGACAAGTGAACTCTTGTATTTCattctttaattattttggtTCCTTCTCATTCTAATCATAAGTATTGGGTAAAATACTTTGGCAGTGTTGCGAGGCCCTTGCTGCTGCAGTATGTTCCGCAACTGAATCACCAGGATGCATTGTTCCTCGGATACTTTATCTAGATAAATACTTCTTCTCTGAAGACAAGGCAAACTGGAATTGGCCGAGAGGTGCTAGAATGCATGTGATTGGTTCTTTGATTTTGCAGGAAGTTTTTAGATATCCAAATGTATGCAGTTTTTGTATTGTATTTTGGTTTCTGTCTTTTCTTTTTCGAATATTTGTTTAGAGTAATTTCTTCTGGTCGATGCTTTTATTTTAGCCACACAACATGCGATATAGTGGATTGTCTCTTTTGATTTTCAATTATCAGTTTTTTTTAAGCTAGAAAAAAGTTTACATGTTTACATAAAATGCCAAAGCTGTTGTGCATTTTCTAATATGGCTGAATTCTAGCAGTTTGCTTTGATATCATTGTTGCTTATGCTAATATAAGTCTGTGCAATTTATTTCTACTTAACAGGCATTTATACAGCCTTTTATTTCTAGTATTTTATCACTGGAAGATGACAATGTCCTAGAAGCAGCTAAAGACTCAGGAGGTGCTCGTGTAATTGAAGCTTTTCTTAGTTCAAATGTTTCTGCAAAACTGAAACGTCGTTTGATAGCAAAGTAAgtcttttctatttttcatgATATTCTCACTGTAAtttgtatttaaaaataatagtttCTTTCACTTTGTAGACTTCGTGGACATTTTGGAGAGCTTTCAATGAATTTGTCGGGCTCATTCACTGTTGAGAAATGCTTTGCCACCGGTAATATGTCACTGCAGGAGGCCATAGTATCTGAGTTGTCAGCTATACGAAGTGAACTTTCTAAGACAAGACAGGGTCCTCATCTCATGAGGAAACTCGATGTTGAGGGGTGAGCAATTAGCTAGAGTGTGCTTTAAAATATTTCAATTGTTACTCAGtgcaatttaattttattttgtcctTAACCACTATCTGCTGGTGACAGATTTGCTGCTCGACCTGATCAATGGAGGTCTAGACAAACATCAAAACAAGCAACTTATGATGAATTTCATAGTACATTTGGGTCTGGTGATACAAACTCATCAAAATCTGGCACCTTCCTTACCCATACTTACAAGAACACAACACAACCAGAAGGGCTAAAGAAAATGAGGGTAGAAATTGACAATACCCTAACATCTCCCTCTCCATTTTTGAGCACTTCAGGCTCTAAAGGAAAGTCCAATAAAGCAGAAAAGCGCAGGAATAAGTATGCTAGAACTTCCTAAGACAGCGATAGCACAAACGGTGATTTTATGAATTGTCACCGGATAAAAAAGGAGTCTGTGCAGGTCAGTGAAATTTGCCAGACAAAACAGTGAGACTGCCTGGAGAGGATAAGCAAGACTTCTACGAACTAGGAAACATATTTTGGAT is a window from the Cannabis sativa cultivar Pink pepper isolate KNU-18-1 chromosome 1, ASM2916894v1, whole genome shotgun sequence genome containing:
- the LOC115707194 gene encoding pumilio homolog 23, which produces MREDRSNKRGKRKKDSYDANFQNKESGRVTDGGSDKHEDSGKHWMSTPYNSVVRKQVDPETMKYFSEIANLFESNEVDWEERSVMCGSALEETRGKELELATDYILSHTLQSLLEGSDVEHLCAFLENCVSDFCYIAMDRSGSHVAETALRSLGLHLQDSDVYSVIEDTLTMICKVILENPVEVMCNCYGSHVLRSLLSLCKGVPLDSPRMQVNKSSKVLAGRLNFKASRSDEDALSHAHRGFPDLLKFLVSGLLKCSRKDIKTLQLDQYSSLVFQTAFKLLMGHDEELSMIIPIILGCRKESIVEGNLIDSTKVPYVMDLLREPAFSRLMEVILEVAPEVLYNELFSKVFKNSLFELSSHHCANFIVQALISHAKHQDQMELIWEELGPKFKDILQMGKPGVIASIIAASQRLHTREQECCEALAAAVCSATESPGCIVPRILYLDKYFFSEDKANWNWPRGARMHVIGSLILQEVFRYPNAFIQPFISSILSLEDDNVLEAAKDSGGARVIEAFLSSNVSAKLKRRLIAKLRGHFGELSMNLSGSFTVEKCFATGNMSLQEAIVSELSAIRSELSKTRQGPHLMRKLDVEGFAARPDQWRSRQTSKQATYDEFHSTFGSGDTNSSKSGTFLTHTYKNTTQPEGLKKMRVEIDNTLTSPSPFLSTSGSKGKSNKAEKRRNKYARTS